The Rhodocytophaga rosea genome has a segment encoding these proteins:
- a CDS encoding glycosyltransferase family 61 protein, with protein MKISLKKIKGKLWREMIKFIYYNYSLKPRGIYPTSKNFKEACIEKGQDIFYKEIYTDLVSNLLISKDLYNACSNYFKPNLNVKTTYLVVEVPNGRVHTDNATSIAIISEDNNLIGDVSFSYNYGRVVRPEDNNIFKQRYFVKPERYKGTVFTMLTGGSGINNYSHWLIDVIPRIHLLKESGLFEKIDWFLVPAYKHDFQRDTLHMLGIDKDKIIEGDKHPHIIADNIIATTAPRGTDQIIPFWLCPYLKSTFFKQDLIKKTYPPLVYISRRDSKFRVVANEDELVKLLDSYGFATFVLSELTFIEKISLFASAEVVLSATGAGMTNMIFSKKGTKIIEVFNEGFVVGPFYDLAPKVDLEYHYLISKTGSKAKNLKQGQEEDVIVNLTQVKTLLDKLLPVNLQEAN; from the coding sequence ATGAAAATATCATTAAAAAAAATAAAGGGCAAGTTATGGAGAGAAATGATTAAATTCATTTACTATAATTATAGCCTGAAGCCCAGAGGAATTTATCCAACTAGTAAGAATTTCAAAGAAGCCTGTATCGAAAAAGGCCAGGATATATTTTATAAGGAGATTTATACAGATCTAGTATCTAATTTATTAATAAGCAAGGATTTGTATAACGCTTGCTCTAATTATTTCAAACCTAATTTAAATGTTAAAACCACGTATTTGGTAGTAGAAGTACCCAATGGAAGAGTGCATACAGATAATGCTACCAGCATCGCCATTATTTCAGAAGACAATAATTTAATAGGTGATGTTTCCTTTAGTTATAATTATGGCAGAGTGGTAAGGCCAGAAGATAATAATATATTTAAACAAAGATATTTTGTTAAACCTGAAAGGTATAAAGGTACTGTTTTTACTATGCTTACTGGTGGCTCCGGAATAAATAATTATAGCCATTGGTTAATTGATGTAATTCCTCGTATTCATTTACTAAAAGAAAGTGGATTGTTTGAGAAAATTGACTGGTTTTTAGTACCTGCGTATAAGCATGATTTCCAAAGGGATACTTTACATATGCTTGGCATTGACAAAGATAAAATTATTGAAGGCGACAAGCATCCTCATATTATAGCTGATAATATTATTGCTACCACGGCTCCACGAGGGACAGATCAAATTATCCCTTTCTGGCTTTGTCCTTATTTAAAATCTACCTTTTTTAAGCAAGACTTGATAAAGAAAACATATCCTCCACTTGTTTATATAAGCCGGCGCGATTCAAAATTCAGAGTAGTAGCTAATGAAGATGAACTAGTTAAGCTTTTAGATAGCTATGGATTTGCAACCTTTGTATTAAGTGAGCTTACTTTTATAGAAAAAATAAGTTTGTTTGCATCCGCAGAAGTAGTATTATCTGCTACTGGCGCTGGAATGACTAATATGATATTTAGTAAAAAAGGGACAAAAATTATTGAAGTATTCAATGAAGGGTTTGTAGTCGGTCCTTTTTATGATTTAGCGCCTAAGGTTGATCTGGAATATCACTATTTAATTTCGAAAACAGGTTCCAAGGCAAAAAATTTAAAACAAGGTCAGGAAGAAGATGTGATAGTAAATTTAACTCAAGTTAAAACACTATTAGATAAACTTTTACCTGTGAATTTACAAGAGGCCAATTAA
- a CDS encoding glycosyltransferase family 61 protein produces the protein MKKNVFDKIRRKLLKILYQIIHKHHTYKPTGSYHSINNYVESDPATQARYIEIYPKLISTLHISKEMYEACSIYVRPILSAETDYKVAILPNGRIHTDNESSVAIISHDNKLIGDISFNYNESKIISAELNTIFKQNYYSTPKKIQGTVFTLLTGGAGLNNYFHWLIDSLPRIHLLKKSGYFDQIDWFLVPSYRLPYQKDTLGLLGITKDKIIEGDKYPHIQAETIIASTAPRGNHTIIPVWVCDFLRSNFLNSQKKPQHNYRYVYISRKDSAIRHITNEEALWALLKNYNFNKLVLNEVTFEEQINVFAFAEMIIAPHGAGLINLVFCNRGTTVLEIFASGYVKATYYDLSRKTGLNYLYLICPSKKVKTAKKGMKLDIVVELDKIKSILDELIPAVHNSSLSKENL, from the coding sequence ATGAAAAAAAACGTCTTCGATAAGATAAGAAGAAAGTTATTAAAAATATTATATCAGATAATTCACAAACATCATACTTACAAACCTACAGGCAGCTACCATTCAATCAATAATTATGTAGAATCAGATCCGGCTACACAAGCCAGATATATTGAAATCTATCCTAAGCTGATTTCTACCTTACATATTTCGAAGGAAATGTATGAGGCCTGCTCAATATATGTAAGGCCAATACTTTCAGCAGAAACAGATTATAAAGTGGCCATTCTCCCTAATGGAAGGATTCACACTGACAATGAATCAAGCGTAGCTATCATTTCGCATGATAATAAGCTGATCGGTGATATTTCTTTTAATTACAATGAGAGCAAAATAATCTCTGCTGAGCTAAATACTATTTTCAAGCAAAATTATTATTCAACGCCGAAAAAAATTCAGGGTACTGTTTTTACACTATTAACTGGCGGTGCAGGACTGAATAATTATTTTCACTGGTTGATTGATTCATTACCCAGAATTCACTTGTTAAAGAAAAGCGGGTATTTCGATCAGATCGATTGGTTTCTGGTTCCTAGTTATCGTTTGCCTTATCAGAAAGACACCTTGGGTCTGTTGGGAATTACAAAAGATAAAATTATTGAAGGAGACAAATATCCTCATATCCAAGCAGAAACCATTATTGCTTCTACGGCTCCCAGAGGCAACCATACAATCATACCAGTATGGGTATGTGATTTTTTAAGAAGTAATTTTTTAAACTCTCAAAAAAAGCCGCAGCACAATTACCGCTATGTATATATAAGCCGCAAAGATTCTGCTATCAGACACATTACTAATGAGGAAGCACTTTGGGCATTATTAAAAAATTATAACTTTAATAAACTAGTTTTAAATGAAGTAACTTTCGAAGAACAGATAAATGTTTTTGCGTTTGCTGAAATGATTATAGCCCCTCATGGAGCAGGATTAATTAATCTGGTATTTTGTAATAGAGGCACTACAGTTCTTGAAATATTTGCAAGTGGATATGTTAAAGCTACTTATTATGATTTATCCCGGAAAACAGGCTTAAATTATTTATATCTGATTTGTCCCAGCAAAAAAGTAAAAACGGCAAAAAAAGGGATGAAACTTGATATAGTGGTCGAGCTTGATAAAATAAAAAGTATACTGGATGAATTAATACCTGCTGTACATAATTCGAGCTTATCTAAAGAAAACTTGTAG
- a CDS encoding AMP-binding protein, with the protein MSSQNYSSSKEGIWLNDRFVSFISIGSNDFPSDISPDELQALHFCQDWLKGSATFIIHTSGSTGLPKSIHLNRDQMIQSALLTGKMLQLQAGDSALVNLNTQYIGGMMMLVRGMVLGLNLWIVPPSLIPLKELPSHLYFDFLSFVPVQLQAVLENMPDRITTLNKAKAILLGGAPVSQGLEKQLQQIEAPIYQTYGMTETLSHVALKRVNGVEKKEYYTTLPGVEITTDERACLVIRAPFTGAQPIVTNDVVKLLSPTTFNWLGRIDNVINSGGIKIQAERIERITEQVLLVSQINRRFFIGSLPHAQLGETVTIFMEGNALSKEAETQLLHSIAVLTNRFEKPTSIVYIPAFLETPSGKIDKPQTIRLYTGL; encoded by the coding sequence ATGAGCTCTCAAAACTATTCGTCATCTAAGGAAGGAATCTGGCTGAATGATAGGTTTGTCTCATTTATTTCTATTGGGAGTAACGATTTTCCATCCGATATTAGCCCAGATGAACTTCAAGCCTTGCATTTTTGTCAGGACTGGCTAAAGGGCTCTGCAACATTTATTATTCACACCTCTGGCTCTACCGGCCTACCAAAATCAATCCATCTCAACAGGGATCAGATGATCCAGAGTGCTCTACTTACCGGAAAAATGCTGCAATTACAAGCAGGTGATTCAGCACTGGTCAATCTGAATACGCAGTACATTGGTGGCATGATGATGTTAGTAAGAGGAATGGTTTTGGGGTTGAACCTATGGATTGTACCACCTAGCCTGATTCCCTTGAAAGAATTGCCATCACATCTGTATTTTGATTTTTTATCTTTTGTTCCTGTGCAACTACAGGCTGTTTTAGAAAATATGCCGGACCGTATCACCACATTAAATAAAGCAAAAGCTATTTTGCTTGGGGGTGCACCAGTAAGCCAGGGACTTGAGAAGCAACTGCAACAGATAGAGGCACCTATATATCAAACCTATGGCATGACAGAAACGCTGTCGCATGTTGCACTAAAAAGAGTTAATGGAGTTGAGAAAAAAGAGTATTATACCACTTTGCCTGGTGTAGAGATCACAACTGATGAACGAGCGTGCCTGGTTATTAGGGCTCCCTTTACAGGTGCTCAACCCATCGTAACCAATGATGTGGTAAAACTACTTTCCCCAACTACTTTCAACTGGCTTGGACGTATAGATAATGTGATTAACAGTGGTGGCATTAAGATACAGGCTGAGAGAATAGAAAGAATTACTGAGCAGGTTTTATTAGTTAGCCAGATAAACCGGCGATTTTTTATTGGCTCCTTACCGCATGCCCAGCTGGGTGAAACAGTTACCATATTTATGGAAGGCAATGCCCTCTCAAAAGAGGCAGAAACGCAGCTATTACATTCTATAGCCGTTCTCACTAACCGATTTGAAAAACCTACTTCAATAGTTTACATTCCCGCTTTCCTCGAAACTCCTTCAGGCAAAATTGATAAGCCTCAGACAATACGCCTGTATACAGGATTGTAA
- a CDS encoding glycosyltransferase family 4 protein, translating to MKKVLIIQRLLPHYRADFFNRLKQKLDAQGVELTLLYGKDEKSAKKDEVEISWATYIPTRTFHLGKIELFWQPGLDYLKDKELVIIEQANKNLINYLLIARRQFTNQKIAYWGHGRNRQTQEDSFRNSFKKFFINQCDWWFAYTQQVKDFLVSQSFPQDKITCVQNAVDTSGMLKQYATVSDESLTQLRNELGISETDQVAIFCGGIYKEKRISFLIEACDLIKKSIPNFHIVVVGSGTDAHLVTEAAQSRKWIHYVGPKFGIEKVKHFKISSLFLMPGLLGLAVLDSFALQTPTITTTYPYHSPEIEYLEHNINGIITEDNVQAYANAVVELLQADDQRKKLVEGCRISAGKYTVEQMAENFANGIIKCLQ from the coding sequence ATGAAAAAAGTACTTATTATTCAAAGATTGCTGCCTCACTATCGTGCTGATTTTTTCAACCGCCTCAAACAAAAATTAGATGCTCAAGGAGTAGAACTTACACTTCTTTATGGAAAAGATGAGAAGTCGGCAAAGAAAGATGAAGTTGAAATTAGCTGGGCAACCTATATTCCTACTCGCACATTTCACCTGGGAAAAATAGAACTATTCTGGCAGCCTGGACTTGATTATCTCAAAGATAAAGAGTTAGTCATTATCGAACAGGCCAATAAAAACTTAATCAACTATTTATTAATTGCCAGAAGACAGTTTACCAACCAGAAAATTGCCTATTGGGGTCATGGCCGCAACCGGCAAACGCAGGAAGATAGTTTCCGGAATTCTTTTAAAAAATTTTTCATCAATCAATGTGACTGGTGGTTTGCTTATACTCAGCAAGTAAAAGATTTTCTGGTTTCACAGTCTTTTCCGCAAGATAAAATTACCTGTGTACAAAACGCGGTAGATACCTCCGGCATGCTAAAACAGTATGCTACTGTTTCTGATGAAAGTTTAACGCAGCTCAGAAATGAATTAGGTATTTCTGAAACTGATCAGGTAGCTATATTCTGTGGAGGTATTTATAAAGAGAAGCGAATCAGCTTTTTGATAGAAGCCTGCGACTTAATAAAAAAATCAATACCTAACTTCCATATCGTTGTAGTTGGTTCCGGTACAGATGCGCATTTGGTAACAGAAGCGGCACAAAGCCGGAAGTGGATACATTATGTAGGTCCTAAATTTGGTATTGAAAAAGTAAAACATTTCAAAATATCTTCTTTATTTCTGATGCCTGGTTTACTGGGGTTAGCTGTATTAGATTCATTTGCTTTACAAACACCTACAATTACTACAACCTATCCATATCATAGCCCGGAAATAGAATATCTAGAGCATAATATAAATGGCATTATTACTGAAGATAACGTACAAGCATATGCAAATGCTGTAGTAGAATTGTTACAAGCAGATGACCAGAGAAAAAAACTAGTAGAAGGCTGTAGAATTTCGGCAGGTAAATATACAGTAGAGCAAATGGCCGAAAATTTTGCCAATGGAATTATAAAATGCCTTCAATAA
- a CDS encoding NAD-dependent epimerase/dehydratase family protein — translation MRKIIVTGSSGLIGSEVVEHYCQNGWKVYGVDNNMRADFFGPNGDTRWNQRKLLSKYNNFEHRELDIRDRNGVLQTIKEIRPDAIVHTAAQPSHDLAASRPFDDFDVNAVGTLNLLEATRLGAPEAIFVHMSTNKVYGDAPNNLNLVEKETRWDFADSEYYNGIKETFTIDQSKHSLFGASKVAADVFVQEYGRYFNIPTCCLRGGCLTGPNHSGVELHGFLSYLIKCNLEGRKYNIFGYKGKQVRDNIHSYDVVRFMEEFIENPRVAEVYNIGGGRDNSISILEAFSLIESISGKKMIYEYVDKNRQGDHMCYISDLSKMKSHYPNWDITKDLKTTFTEIYQSWVERTQLV, via the coding sequence ATGAGAAAGATTATCGTAACAGGCTCTAGCGGTCTGATCGGAAGCGAAGTAGTAGAACATTATTGCCAGAATGGATGGAAAGTATATGGCGTAGATAATAACATGCGTGCCGACTTTTTCGGTCCAAATGGCGACACCCGCTGGAATCAGAGAAAATTACTATCAAAGTATAATAATTTCGAACATCGTGAGCTTGATATTAGGGATAGAAATGGAGTGCTACAGACAATAAAAGAAATCCGGCCAGATGCTATTGTTCATACGGCTGCCCAACCTAGCCATGACTTAGCTGCAAGCCGTCCTTTTGATGATTTTGACGTAAATGCAGTAGGTACCTTAAATTTACTGGAAGCTACCAGATTAGGAGCTCCTGAAGCTATTTTTGTACATATGTCTACTAACAAAGTGTATGGTGATGCTCCCAATAACCTAAACTTAGTAGAGAAAGAAACCCGCTGGGATTTTGCTGATTCTGAATACTACAATGGAATAAAAGAAACATTCACTATTGACCAGTCTAAACACTCTTTATTTGGCGCTTCTAAGGTAGCTGCAGACGTATTTGTGCAAGAATATGGCCGCTATTTTAATATTCCAACTTGCTGCCTCCGTGGAGGTTGCCTAACTGGTCCCAATCATTCTGGAGTTGAATTACATGGTTTTCTGAGCTATCTGATCAAATGTAATCTGGAAGGCCGCAAATACAATATCTTTGGTTATAAAGGAAAGCAAGTAAGAGACAATATTCACTCGTATGATGTAGTTCGTTTCATGGAGGAATTCATTGAAAACCCGAGAGTAGCAGAAGTATACAATATAGGAGGTGGCAGAGATAACTCCATATCTATATTAGAAGCCTTCAGCTTAATCGAAAGTATTTCGGGCAAAAAAATGATATATGAATATGTAGATAAAAATCGTCAGGGCGATCATATGTGCTATATCTCAGATCTGAGTAAAATGAAAAGCCATTATCCAAATTGGGATATTACTAAAGATCTAAAAACTACTTTCACTGAAATTTATCAGTCATGGGTAGAAAGAACCCAATTAGTATAA
- a CDS encoding glycosyltransferase family 4 protein codes for MKILISAYTCNPTKGGESANGYNWAYYNTLLGHEVWCITVINSKKYIEQYLANHHVPNLHFIYVDVADWVQRMYKYQPGVYLKYLIWQNNAARIAKELDKKIDFDVIHHVTWGSLQLGTAMWRLNKPLIFGPVGGGQTALTPFKKYFLHGWRQEITRKWISKLLLAINPNVRKTVRKAKIVLVTNQETYVMVKELGANNVSYFLDTSLPENFAPVAAPELPKSEILRILWVGRLIARKGLSLVLEALSKVKSGVPFRLTILGGGRLSEFVPGWIKEYKLEGKVDWKGQVPWEEVKQAYQTHDVFMFCSLRDSFASQFLEAMAYGLPIITLNIHGIKALVPDDVGIKAEAENPDDTLTQLAAAVEYMYQHPAERIAFGKKGYEFAKTQVWPIKIGLINTYYEKYSHSNFKV; via the coding sequence ATGAAGATTCTTATATCAGCTTATACCTGTAATCCTACAAAGGGTGGTGAATCTGCAAATGGTTACAACTGGGCTTACTATAATACTTTATTGGGGCATGAGGTTTGGTGCATAACAGTAATTAACTCTAAAAAATATATTGAACAATATTTAGCTAATCATCATGTACCCAATTTGCATTTCATTTATGTTGATGTAGCTGATTGGGTGCAACGCATGTATAAGTACCAACCAGGTGTTTATCTCAAATATCTTATATGGCAGAATAATGCTGCTAGAATAGCAAAAGAGCTAGACAAAAAAATAGATTTTGACGTAATCCATCATGTTACCTGGGGAAGCCTGCAATTGGGCACCGCTATGTGGCGTTTAAATAAACCTTTAATTTTTGGTCCGGTAGGCGGAGGACAAACAGCGCTTACTCCTTTTAAAAAATACTTTTTACATGGGTGGAGGCAAGAAATAACCCGCAAATGGATAAGCAAACTCCTTCTTGCTATTAATCCCAATGTGCGGAAAACAGTACGAAAAGCCAAAATTGTACTCGTAACTAATCAAGAAACGTATGTTATGGTTAAAGAATTAGGCGCAAACAATGTATCCTATTTTTTAGATACAAGCTTGCCAGAAAACTTTGCACCTGTAGCTGCACCCGAACTTCCCAAATCTGAAATACTTCGTATTTTGTGGGTTGGCAGGCTGATTGCCAGAAAAGGGCTTTCCCTAGTTTTAGAGGCTTTATCTAAAGTAAAGTCTGGTGTTCCTTTTCGTCTCACAATTTTAGGTGGGGGTCGCTTAAGTGAATTTGTACCAGGATGGATTAAGGAATACAAACTGGAGGGTAAAGTAGATTGGAAAGGGCAAGTACCGTGGGAAGAGGTAAAACAAGCCTATCAGACACATGATGTTTTTATGTTCTGTAGCCTGAGAGATTCTTTTGCCTCGCAGTTTCTGGAGGCAATGGCTTACGGACTTCCTATTATTACGCTAAATATTCATGGTATTAAAGCACTAGTACCAGATGATGTGGGTATAAAAGCGGAAGCAGAAAATCCAGATGATACACTTACTCAATTGGCTGCAGCTGTAGAATATATGTATCAACATCCTGCTGAACGTATTGCCTTTGGGAAAAAGGGATATGAATTTGCTAAAACTCAAGTCTGGCCAATTAAGATAGGTCTGATAAATACTTATTATGAGAAGTACAGCCATTCAAATTTTAAAGTATAA